Proteins found in one Populus alba chromosome 14, ASM523922v2, whole genome shotgun sequence genomic segment:
- the LOC118049661 gene encoding triacylglycerol lipase 2-like, with the protein MIHISQMIRAGTIAMYDYDDDDDDDDDDDEKNREHYGQTSPPVNNMTSIPNDLPLFLSYGGADALSDINDVQLLLDSLKDHEGDKLVKQYRVDHAHADYVMSANAKQDVYDPLIAFFRLQ; encoded by the exons ATGATCCATATCTCTCAGA TGATCAGAGCAGGAACCATAGCAATGTACGAttacgacgacgacgacgacgacgacgacgacgacgacgagaAGAACAGAGAACACTACGGGCAGACAAGTCCTCCAGTGAACAATATGACAAGCATTCCAAATGACCTCCCTCTCTTCCTCAGCTATGGAGGAGCAGATGCTCTTTCTGATATTAATGACGTGCAACTCTTGCTCGATAGTCTGAAAGATCATGAAGGGGATAAGCTTGTAAAGCAGTACAGAGTTGACCATGCCCATGCAGATTATGTTATGTCTGCAAATGCTAAGCAGGATGTGTATGATCCTCTCATAGCCTTCTTTAGACTTCAGTAA
- the LOC118035657 gene encoding uncharacterized protein produces MQQLRSRGSSLFGSQLKRKALNSWTAIQDTYFSTMDIFERHKVVFTIGTSVASVCYSLAGYSLRHLRDSKVDQRLEGIENAMKKNYHLEHAEFKKLVDPGHSSVAACIATAGTAFVIGYGFGWRGGRWHANKKFRKEQMKLSGQIKPRRWQLLGRIKPRGWQFQFLKKRSPRSIAPENAVKTSEKMAL; encoded by the exons ATGCAGCAATTGAGAAGTAGAGGGAGCTCACTTTTCGGTTCCCAATTGAAGAGGAAAGCTCTTAATTCATGGACTGCTATTCAGGATACCTATTTCTCTACCATG GATATATTTGAGAGGCATAAGGTGGTATTTACTATTGGAACTTCTGTAGCATCAGTTTGCTACAGCTTGGCTG GGTATTCTTTACGCCATCTCCGTGATTCAAAAGTTGATCAAAGGCTTGAAGGAATTGAAAATGCT ATGAAGAAAAACTATCATCTTGAACATGCAGAATTTAAAAAGCTTGTTGATCCAGGACATTCCAGTGTTGCTGCCTGCATTGCTACGGCAGGGACAGCATTTGTCATTGG GTACGGTTTTGGTTGGCGAGGTGGAAGATGGCATGCAAATAAGAAGTTCAGGAAGGAGCAGATGAAATTGTCAGGGCAGATAAAACCTAGAAGATGGCAACTGCTAGGACGAATAAAACCTAGAGGATGGCAATTccaatttctcaaaaaaagatCACCAAGGTCCATAGCACCTGAAAATGCTGTTAAAACATCTGAAAAGATGGCCCTGTAA